AGAGTTTGATTGTTCACCAAGAACCAGTAGGAAACAGATTCCAGGAGAGAATCGTCCATCGTGTGTTAATCAAGGGGATGCTGCCTGGAATTTGCTCCTGCCCACCAGCTTCCTCAGGCCCTGTTTCAGGTCTTTGTTTCTCAGGCTATAGATAAAAGGATTTAATGTGGAGGTTAAAACTGTGTAGACAATTGTTGCCATGTGGTCCCTGACGGTGTAGGAGGACACAGGCTGTAAATAGACATAGAAGATGCTTCCATAAAAGAGTGTCACCACAGTGACATGAGAACCACAAGTGGAGAAGGCTTTGCGTTTGCCAGCAGCTGAGGGAATTTTGAGAACTGCAGTGAGGATTCGTATGTAAGAGAAAGCAATGCATAGAAAGGGGGTCACTAAAATAAAAGATCCTTCTATAATCATCACAGTTTCATTGACAGATGTGGAGGAGCATGACAATTTCATCAGAGGACTGAGGTCACAGAGAAAGTGATGGATGATATTTGAGTCACAGAAGGTGAGCTGATTCAGCAGAAGTGTGTGTAGCAGTGAGTGGAGGTGAGGCAATGAGCAGGAGAGGGCCACCATCAGGACACAGCGGTGGTGACTCATGATGGTGACATAGTGGAAGGGAtcacagatggccacatagcggtcaaaGGCCATGACTACTAGAAGGCAACTGTCAGTGTTGCCCAaggcatatataaaatacatctgAGTCAGACACCCAGCATAGGAGATGGTCTTATGGGACAGGAAGTTCACCAGCATCCTGGGGACAATGGTTGTTGTGAAGCAAATG
The nucleotide sequence above comes from Phacochoerus africanus isolate WHEZ1 chromosome 2, ROS_Pafr_v1, whole genome shotgun sequence. Encoded proteins:
- the LOC125121353 gene encoding olfactory receptor 1L8-like, which codes for MERVNQTSSVSEFILLGLSSRPEDQKPLFSLFLTIYLVTITGNLLIILAIRSDPQLQTPMYFFLTFLSFTDICFTTTIVPRMLVNFLSHKTISYAGCLTQMYFIYALGNTDSCLLVVMAFDRYVAICDPFHYVTIMSHHRCVLMVALSCSLPHLHSLLHTLLLNQLTFCDSNIIHHFLCDLSPLMKLSCSSTSVNETVMIIEGSFILVTPFLCIAFSYIRILTAVLKIPSAAGKRKAFSTCGSHVTVVTLFYGSIFYVYLQPVSSYTVRDHMATIVYTVLTSTLNPFIYSLRNKDLKQGLRKLVGRSKFQAASP